TCCCCATTCATTACCTCCGAGGTACCCATGAAACTACCAAGAACTGTTATTACAGGATCAGGTAACAACAGGACACATGAAGCAGTTAAAATGCAGCTTGATCTGGCAAAATACTTGTGGACAAGCAGTGTGTTGGCTACCCCAGGCACCGGCATACAGAAATCACGGATGCCTCCTCTGTCCGCAGATGTGATCTGTCCCCAGAGAGGATGGGGAGCTGGGGAACAGCATCACCTTGCTTGCAAAGTACTCTCCAACCCAGCGCCCATGCTAGCATTTGTTTCAAGGCTCTTCTAGACCGTGTTTTAAAGCTGGTGTATCTGTATTTCCTCCCAAAAAAGTGAAAGCAGGAGGGCCCATGGAGTTAGTATTATCTAATCTGAGTGGAGGAGGACCAGACCTTATTGTCAGAAATCAGCTTAGCTGCAATAAGGTGCAAGCCTAGATCTTCATTTCTGCCTTTGTGAGCATGGAAACATCAAGGAACCCTGGGATAACCCTTCCCTCTGTTTTAACCCCTGGCTGAGCAGTGAACAACCAAATCATCGGCACTTTCTTGCAGACCTCCGAATTCCACCCTTTGCTCTCTTACCAAGTCATCACTCCCTTGGGATGTCAGCCTCCCACCCTTGCTCATGTTATACTGGCAGGAGAAAACAGGACATCTACTTCACATGAAAGCTCAGTGTGAAACTTTAAGTAGCAATGAGACATAGACTAGACAGTTACCTTGACCACCAGCTCCAGAAATTCATGCTCTCTACTCCATTCTGCCCTCCTGGGCGCAGTTTTCCAGAGGGCACTGGAGCTCTAGGCACCACATCCCTTTACTTCCTGGCTGAGCGAAGCGTGTAAGACACTGCTGCCTCTCTCACCTGCAATTTTGAGAGTTGATGTAAACCAGCCTCTGTTACCCTGGAGAACAGGGCTTTTACAATGTGGCACGTAATTACTCTCAGAGAAGAGATACCATAGCTTGCCACTTATCTCATCTGCACAGCATCCCTTCCCAGCCTCCCTCAGTCATAACACAATACCTCTCCGACTGGTATTTTACAGCGTACCCTTGGAAAATGAACTAAAGAAAGGTACTCAGCTTTAGGAGCAAATGAAAACTAGACGCACCTGGAGAGCAGAACTGCCCACGTATGGCCACCATTTAACTCTTCTCTGCTGTTGTCAAGGTCTCCTCTCTACTTCTCTGACCCGCACTTCATGGCTGCACTGTAGCCTCCCTGCCCCACATACAAGTACTTCGGAGGCATCTGCGCAGAGGTGTAGGTCTGTCCCGGTCAGCGGTGGGAAGTCGCAGAGAGCTCTGAACCCACGGAACGGGGGAGATCCACAAGCCCACGCACGAAGAGCAAGCAGTGATGAAGAATGGAACAAGTGCTGCAGCCTGTGACAGAGAGGCCGCAAATAAGGGCAGATGTTAAAGCCAGGAAACCTGATCTATCCAGAGAACCCTCCAACCCGGAGAAACAGATCACTTCAAGTTACTGAGCTGGGAGAACGGGCACTACCTACCTAAGTGCTCGTGCCCAGGTAGCCAAGGGCCGGGGAATTGTGCACAGCACCTGAAGGCcaagcagcagctggaaaaacCTGGATGCAAATGAAACCAGCACACAGGGAAAATTGAACAGGAAAGAAGCTGAGAGTTTGCATGCTGGAGTTTGTAATAGCATCATGCTCGTGGATTTTATACCAGAAGacacatttcttccattttttccttccagaggGCTGTTTTCACGTGTTTTAGTCTCCCAGTGACAGAGCATCTAGCAGGCGACGTGTCAACTGCCAGAATGAAATTCTGGTTTATCGCACTCTAAGTCAGTGTGACATGTAAATCACATATCGGTTCTCCAAAGGAGCCTGTAACAAACTAGTGTATCGGGTATGGTCCAGTCAGATTGTAATTGATTGAAGATTGCTGCTAAATGATATGGTTATCTTGGCTGAGGCTTAAATTCCTACTGCTGTGAAGCTTCCCACTGTTCCAACACTAATTCCCGATACCTTTCTTTCTGCGGAGGGTAAACGTTTCATCCTAGACTCAGGCTCAACCTGAATTCATGGTGCAAAGGTTTTTGCTAATGCAAAATCCAGTATCTCCTTGAAAACTGATCTAGATTAGAGATGTTATTTAAGTAAAACTTAAACTTCCAACACTGCTTGgaaaaaaagttctaaaaaaagttttattatgCATACTCAGTGGACAGCCATAAACAGAAGGcaagaaacagcagcagggcTAGAAACTTCTTGAAGCAGATCCACTGGAGAGTTTGTTCCAACACTCGGATCTACTTGGGAAAGTTCCTGTTCCTCTCTGAAATTCCTTGTTGTTTCTCtgccctcagctctgctgagTGTCACATCAAGTGTTTTGGGGAAGAGAGGGGACCTCAAAGGAGAGAACAGAAGCTTGGTATCGCACAGGAAGGAGGAAcaggaactttaaaaaataataataaaggttAGCCAATCATCATTAGTGAAAACAAATGAGCCCGTTACCTTTAAGCAGCTCTAATGTGGTTAAACAGCATTTAATTGTCATGCTGTCTTTTAGGGATCCCGTTTGTTTCAAATCCTCTGCTGTTCCAATAGCTGTCTGCCTGCAGTCAAAATGGGTGCTGTTTTTCCCTGCCCTTTGCAAAAGGAGCTAGCACATAACTTTGCAAAAAGGCCACCTGTTACTTAACTGCCAAAAGGAAGTAGTGAGAAACAAAGCTGATGGACCAGATTTGCAGCCTTGCCAAAATATTGAATCTcttctggagaaagagagagagagagagagagagagagagaggttagTCAAGTCCCCATCTGTGGCTTACTTCCTTTTCCACATattaataattctttttaaacaatttaaagaaaaaggaagctaaGTTTTTAAGTCTGGGAAGTACCAGATAGTTCCTGCAAAAAACAGATGTAGCAAGCTTCAGTGCTTTCCCTGGAGATTACAGGGAGATCAGACCCGAAACAGTTCTGTCAAAGTGATTTCTCTTTGCTTAAACTACAACTGCACCTCTTGTCTCTCCTGTCACTAAACAAGGTAACAGTAACTTCCTTTGCCACTCGCTGTACATTAAAAACCACCAGGTTGACAGGCTTttgcaagcaaaagaaaaacttacCATCCTTCAATGCATGCACTCCATCCTACACTGTTATCTTTATAGAAACTAATCAATGGCACTAAacaattttgaatttttattagGCATCTGTCTTAGAAAAAGAAGGTAATCTGAGCTGTTGGAGAAGCATCTTGTAAAACCCTACAGCAGATACTTGCCTCAAGttatacagaaaataagaatatattGTGCTAGCCTTGTTCTGCCTGTTGACAGAAGTAAACACCATTATACGAATTTCAGATTAGACTAGCATCACAAATGCAAGCCTGATGTATTAAGAGCAATAAAATCACTCCACAGACTGCAAATAAAGGACACTTCTATTTCAAGTGGATACAGTGATATCTGCTAGTGAATGAGGACATCTCAGGTATCACCACCTAGCAAAGCTGGTGGGTGTCAACAGAACATATTTAATGTCACCTACCAACCCACTTCCAGAGATCCCAGGAATCCGCAATCAGCTGCCACAAGCTGACACTTAGCTTTCACTATGAAGTTCATGGTAGAGCACTAAGCTAGGACTCTTTTCTCCTTCATGTAAGTAAAAACCCAATGACAGAGTCTAAGTGTGCAAAACAGTTTCTTATTATAAAGATGCAAAATGGACTTCATGTTTACTTTAGGACAGTCCACCTCAAAACAGTCTGTGAAACACAGAAGCCTTTACTAAGGCAGGTGAGGGGAGGAAGTTCTGGGAAGAGAACAGATGCCCTCTCTCTCACAGAGAGAGTTAGAGCTAAGTGATTATTGAAGAGCTCCAAACAGTATGAACAGACATTTCTACTCATTAGAAAGGCCATACTCTGCATAGAGACCAGTGCACTTTCACTTGCTACTGCTTTGTGCACAGGTGCTTTCAGAGGGAATGGTCAGATCAACTGGTATCAGTCAGGCTTCGCTTTTGAGTGATTGTGGATTGGAAGAATACCAGGTTTCCACAAGAAAAGTTTAAACACCATTACCAAATTCATTTAAGTGCTCACTTTAAGATAGAAACGCTACCTTTGGGAAAACATTACTGTTACACAAATAAAGTATGGCTTACATGCTATTTTTGAAATAAGATTTTGCAAAACCTGTCTCTGAACTGGTTTTGGACAAGCTTCTGTGGTTATAgctaagccctgaagcctaactGAAAACCTCAAGTTAAGCATAAGagaacattaaaatgtttttataattaaTCCCAAGCACAACTTCAACACATTTTAAGtttataatgcaaatatttagAATCATGACTACACAGAAGGAAATTTATCAAGGTTTTTCTAATAATCAGTGCTCAATGCTTTATTTACAGACAATGCAGCAAGTTAATGCATTAGCTGAACTTCCATGTCTGCACACAAGGGAAAGTCTTTACAGCAtcagagcagaagagcaagaaCAGGTATCTGACACATGCACAGACTGATAATTCATCACATAAGTAGATTAGGTACAGGAGTGTTGAATTTAAACATTTCAGCCATTTAAGTCAGCAATAAGAACAACCACACCATATTTCAGCAAAATAAGCTAAAACTTTAATGAAGTTTTGTTGCCTGCAGATCACCTAGTGATCTGTATGGTGATGCATGAGTGTTAGGACTGAAGCTAGGATCAGTCCCGGGTCTTGTTCAAAAGATTAGTCTTTGTACAGTCATATTTAATGGATAACCGTTAATACAACCCTTCCCCTATACACCCACACTAGCTTTCAGcttcacaaaacatttcaaatttgTCCTCAAATAAGTATTTTATATTCTGTTAATAAACTTCACTCCCCAGGTAGAgggatgaaaaacaaacaaactaccAGAAGTGTTAGAATTGAATCTTTGACCTAAGGCTAGAATAGCCTACCAAATATTTAAGTTATGCACATTCCAAGTGAAAAATTTTCCCTGcatccaaaagggaaaaaatatgaaatacaggAATACAAGCTCAACATACAGCTCTCAACACAGACCTATACATTGTAGGTCCATATGAAGCAAGAGAAAGTAGCACTTTGCTTCTCAGGAAGTTGCCTCTGGCTGTATGCTCCAAAAATGCAGCAGCTAATAAGACTTTAAAACACAAGATTTAAAAATTCATCATCAAGAATGCTTCCTAGTTTTGCTTTAGGGAGAGAATGACAATAGAATTTAGCAAGAGAAAGGAAGTAAGATGATCTTTTAAAACTCAATCCATAATACAAAAAGATACAATGAAGTCAAATCTAAGTACCAAGTCCTCTACTTTACAGACAAAGCAGTTACAAGTCTCATAACAACCTACAGTATATTTCCCAGCTATAAAAAGAAGCCAGAACTTGGATGTGTCCAAGAGGAGTTCTGTCATACAAGAACAGACAACttttttgtcagaaatatttatttaaacaaacaaaacttatACTGATGCACATGTAGTCAAGTTAACACCCCTTAATAAGAAAAGCCTGTTGATCAAGACCAAAATTATCTTCGCTTCTGGAAAATGTTGCCACGGCCCATACCACGGCCTCTTCCTCTTGCagccactgaagaaagaaaacatttgggATGACATGAATTTGATATAATTGCATTTTTATCTCAGcaactgagaaataaaaacataaatgatTCTCAAAGTCTGTTGCTTAGCAGCAAGGAAACAAGGATATCATGCAGAGTTCAGAAGGTGATATaccgcccccccaaaaaaaagtgttctgtGAGAAGAACCAAGACTAATGGTTACACAGTCTTGCCACTTAAAACAATGCAGCATATACCAAGATGAGAATGAAATATTAACACACTGTGTACATTCCAATCTGACGCACAAATCCATACCACAGGAAATTTGTACCATGGTACAGTTGCTGTGCCAGAGATTTCACCGATGTTCAGAACCTCACACTAAGATTTTGCAACAGAACTCGGTATATACCAGCAGGTGTTAGTTACTCCCCCACTCACACTCACTACACTTGTTAAAGTTAGCGGAGGACTTTGCAGCCCACAGGTATTACTCAAACTTGTTATAACTACTCTGCACACGTAAGAAAAGTACTAACAAGGGAGAGCTGCAGAATGGCTAGTAGTTACAACTGCTCAAGTtctaaagaattattttaatatctGAATCTATTTTTCTACAAAAGCTTAACAAGAACAAGCTCCTTCTCTAAGTAGTCCAAACAGCTACCAACCACATTCACTGGAAAACATCAAAATGAAGACTTAGGTAAAACCTCAGTATAACTCTAACAAAATGGCTTACTACATGTAAGTTATCTTCACATCAATATTGCTCATTTTGATAATTGGGAAGTTTGAGTCTTGACTCCCACTGAAGACAAAATATATCGGGGGGGGGAACCCAACAACATATGAACCACTAGTACTTCTGCATCTTATGTTATTTGTTTCCTCAGTTATACAGACAAAAGCTTTCCTGTCCCTCTATAGCAAAATActaaagctggggggggggggggggggcaagaggCCCATAAACAAATAACACCCACCTTGAGCTTTAAGAATAGCTGCTTTTCCTCGCCCAGCCCCAGAACCCTGGTTTTTATTCTTCATACTCTTCAGCATAGGAGCATTCTTCAGCATATCTGGTAAAATGAGGAACCGTATCTTGCTACCTCTGATGTACACCTGTTCAAGCTGTGCCACTCGCCCATCTCTGTACGTCACTGTTATGTTAGACATCTGGAAAGCAAGAGATCAGTCAGTGCTTACAGAAGTCTCCAACGCAGTTTAGCATTCCTATTTCTCTCGCCCTCAGAATGCTGACTCAGACTCCTCTGAGTGAAAGCTATCTGGGTCAATTACTAGTCATttcaacagaaagcctttctAGGTCAGTTTTGAGATTTTAGAACCAACAGAGGCTTTTCAGAAGTTGCAGCAAGTTGGCAGGCTTGCATCGGCAGAATATCAATTAAGCAGGCACACAAACCAAAGCATGTTAATCATGATTATTCTAATAAAAAAAGCTACTACCGTACATGCAATTTTTAATCTCACTTGTGTTTGTAGTGCTTCCTTGCTACATAATCAGAGTAACTTGCATCTGATTTTCTTGGCTGATTATAACATATGATACGCAACTGATTTAGAGTAATACACATAAGCAAGACACAGCAACAAGAGCAGATAAAAATACACAGTTTACTTGCAAAACAGTGCTAAGGAACGTACAGCCAGGATTCAAgcaccaaaaccaaaaaccttCCAAGTACTGCCTTCTAGACTGGAGTTGTTAGACACAAGGTATCCAGGCCCATTCATACATTATGCTAAGCCTAATACCAGTCAAGCAGGcccaacatttttattttctccccaGTGTGAGCCAAAACAAACTTAGAGAAATAAAACTCAGTTCCGTTTCTCATATTAAGTCACTTTTAATAAAGCTTTACTTCTCTTAAGTATTAAGGAGCATTTTGATTTGAATAATATGATTTCTatctaaaaatcaaacaaaattaaGCTCTCTTGGGATGCCTGAAGTCACATGCATTAAAAAAGCTTCAGTTGCTCAAATGAGGCCTTGTTTAATCTTAAGCCCAGAGCAATACAGTGGAAAACTCCAGCAGAAACACTGTTCATAGAACAAAATCTTAAGAGACCCTGACACTATTGATGGGACTTCCCAGTCCTACTCTAAACACAGAAAGAGTAAGTTTTGTCCTCTTTGGAGCAATCAGCAATCCTGAGTCCATTTCACTATGGTAAGGGCATGCAGCAGCAGGTTTTTTTTATGCTAAGGCAAAAAACAACAAGTCTTTACATCAAGCTACCAACAAGCTATCAACCTTTGCTGGTACAGGCAAGacaggctcccttccctcccctggaGAGAGCTATACCTGACAGTTCATGTTGTCTTCAGCTTCGATAAGCTTGCCCCGGTAGACTTCTCCTGTGTTGGTCTCACATGTCACGATATGGCCTTCCGCCTCGTGCAGGACTTTAATAGGCACTCCAATCGACATGTCTGCAGAG
This is a stretch of genomic DNA from Dromaius novaehollandiae isolate bDroNov1 chromosome 17, bDroNov1.hap1, whole genome shotgun sequence. It encodes these proteins:
- the SNRPD3 gene encoding small nuclear ribonucleoprotein Sm D3: MSIGVPIKVLHEAEGHIVTCETNTGEVYRGKLIEAEDNMNCQMSNITVTYRDGRVAQLEQVYIRGSKIRFLILPDMLKNAPMLKSMKNKNQGSGAGRGKAAILKAQVAARGRGRGMGRGNIFQKRR